From the Niveibacterium microcysteis genome, the window CTGCCAGCAAGCATCAATCACCTCCTGGGCGCGACGCTCGATTTCCGGGTTGCCGCGCTGCACCGAGGCGAAGTCCAGATCCGCGGTGTTGGTGCCGGTCGCCATCGACGAGGCAGCGCCGCCGCCCAGGCCAATCAGCATGCCGGGGCCCCCCAACTGGATCAGCAGCGTGCCGGGTGCGAAGTCGCTCTTGAAAGATTGCTCGGCCTGGATGCTGCCGACGCCGCCCGCGATCATGATCGGCTTGTGGTAGCCGCGCACCTCGCCCATCACTTCCTGCTCGAAGGCACGGAAGTAGCCGGTCAGGTTCGGGCGACCAAACTCGTTGTTGAACGCGGCCGCGCCGAGCGGGCCGTCGATCATGATCTGCAGCGCCGAGGCAATGCGTTCCGGCTTGCCGTAGTTCACTTCCCAGGGCTGCTCATAGCCCGGGATACGCAGGTTCGACACGGTGAAGCCCGCGAGGCCCGCCTTGGGCTTGGAGCCACGGCCGGTCGCGCCTTCGTCGCGGATTTCGCCGCCCGCGCCGGTCGACGCGCCCGGGAAGGGCGAGATCGCGGTCGGGTGGTTGTGCGTCTCGACCTTGGCGAGGATGTGGGTCAGCTCCGGCTTGTAGCTCCAGCGACCATCCTTCTCCGGATAGAAGCGCTGGACCTCGGCGCCCTCGAAGATCGCGGCGTTATCCGAGTACGCGACCACGGTGTGCTCGGGCTGCGCCTTGTGGGTATCGCGAATCATGCCGAACAGGGTTTTCTCTTCGGCGCGGCCGTCGATCACCCAGCTGGCGTTGAAGATCTTGTGGCGGCAGTGCTCAGAGTTCGCCTGCGCGAACATCATCAGCTCCACGTCGGTCGGGTTGCGGCCCATCTTCGTGAAGTTGTCGACCAGGTAGTCGATCTCGTCATCCGACAAGGCCAGGCCGAGTTCGCCGTTGGCCACTTCCAGCGCGGCACGGCCACCGCCGATGATGTCGACCGTGGTGAGCGGCTGCGGCGCATAGTGGGCGAATAGGCCGTGCGCAGCGTCGACATTGTCGAGCACCGATTCGGTCATGCGATCGTGCAGCACCGGCAGCGCGGCAGCGCGGGCGTCGGCATCAAGGCCACCACGCACTTCAAGCGTGTAGGCGGTGCCGCGCTCGATCCGCTTGATCTTCGCGAAGCCGCAGTTGTGCGCGATGTCGGTGGCCTTCGACGACCAGGGCGAGATCGTGCCCAGGCGCGGCGTGACCAGCAGCAGTTCGCCCGCGGGCGCGTCACCCTGCGGATAGGCGCCGATCAGGTCGGCCAAGCGCTCGGCCTCGTCGCCAGCGAGCGGCGCGTCGATCTCGACGAAGTACCAGTGTTCAGCGGCAAGCCCCTTCAACTTCGGCAGGGCGGATTTGAGCTGGGCCGTGAGGCGCTCCAGACGGGAAGCGGAAAGCGCGGGCGCGCCACGCAGCTTGAGGATCTCGGGCATGGTGGTTCCGAAGGGGCTAGCCAGGGGATTCGGTTGCGAGCGGTGCGCTGAATGGGCGCCGCCCTTGAAAAAACCTAGATTATACCGGCACTTGGCGACTTTCCGGGAGGCTTTCGAAGGCTCTTGAAACGGCTCGCCGCGGCCCAAACTTGAACAGAGTGTTATTGAGACGGGAGTCCAGCATGGCCAGCAGCGAATTTGTCTTCGACGTCACGCTTGAGAATTTCGAAGACCGCGTGATCGCAGCATCGATGCAGGTGCCCGTGTTGGTGGACTTCTGGGCGCCTTGGTGTGGCCCTTGCCGCGCGCTGGGGCCCATGCTTGAGAAGCTCGCGGCCGAGTTCGGCGGCAAGTTCCTGCTCGCCAAGATCAATTCGGACGAGAACGTGGCGCTTGCGCAACGTTTTGGCGTGCGAGGCATCCCGAACGTGAAGGCTGTCGTCAATGGCGAAGTGGTGGATGAGTTCACCGGCGCCCTGCCCGAAGCAACGCTGCGCGCGTTCGTGCAGAGCCTGCTCCCGTCGGCCGCCGCCCCGCTTCGCGAAGCAGCACGCACGGCACGCGAGCAGGGTCGCCTCGACGAAGCCCGCGCGCTGCTCGAGCAAGCGCTGGATGTCGATCCGAGAGACGAGGAGAGCTACCTCGACCTGGCGGACGTCCTGCTGGACGAGCCGGATCTGCCGACCGCGCGCCTGCTGCTCGACAACGTCACCGAACCGGCCCGCGACCCGGACCGCGTGGCCGCATTGCGCGCCCGCCTCGCGCTGCTCGACGGGGCCCCCGACACAAGCGAGCGCGATGCACTGGAGGCGCGCATCGCTGCAGACCCGGCCGATCTGGGCGCGCGGCTGGCGCTTGCACGCCTGCTGTCCGCCCGCCGCGACTATGAGCCCGCCCTCGCACAACTGCTGGAAATCGTGCGGCGAGACCGTACGTTCGAGGACGATGCCGGCCGGCTGATGATGCTGCAACTTTTCGCCGCAATCAGCGATGACACCTTGGTCCGCCGCTACCGTTCCGAATTGGCCTCAACGCTGAACCGCTAAAGACCACGCCGTGGGTGCCGTTATCCGTTAGTGCCTGCCGTACCAGGCACACCGGATAAACAAGAGCAGAAAGCTGGAGGAGCTCCCACATGGGCAACCTGACCGTCAAGGCCAAACTTGGTCTGCTGGTTCTCATTTCGATCGGCACGCTACTGCTGGTCGGCATTTCCGGCTGGGTGGGCATTAGCCGGGTCGGCAGCGCAATGTCGCAACTGGGCGAAACGCAATTGCCCGCGGTCATCGCACTCTCCGATGTGCGCAGCAACCAGTACGCGCTGTATGCCTACACGCTGGAAGCGGCTACCTGGGAAAAAGAGAAGTACGCCAATTCCCAGTTCAAGAACATTCTTGAACGCAAGGAAAAGGCCACAGCGGCACTCGACAAGGCACTGAAAGCCTATGCCAGCCAGAAACGTACGGAAGACGAAGAGAAAGCCTGGAAGACACTGGAACCGGGCCTGAAACGCTGGCGCGATTTCGACGTCAAGCTCAACGCCGTGATCACCGATCTGGGCAACAACGCCGAGTTCGAACACCAGGCCGAGCTGTTCGAGAAGTACTACTTCTATGTCACCGACTGGAAGGACGCCCAGTACGCCGTCGAACGCAACCTGAACAAGCTCGTCGAGCTCAACGTCAAGTATGCGAAAGAGGCCAGCGACTCGGGCACCCTCTCGCGCAAAGCCGCCGTCGGGGCGATGCTGACGGTGTTCGCAATCGCGGTTGCCACGCTGCTGGCGCTCGGCTGGATCTTCTTCAAGAGCATCACCGGCGCGCTCGACAAGATGCGGCGCGCGATCACTTCGGTGGCTGCCAACAACGACTTCACGATCCGCGCGGACGTCACCAGCAACGACGAAACCGGGCAGACGGCCAAGGCCTTCAACCAGTTGCTCGAACAGATGCAGGAATCGCTGCGCGAGGTGCTGAGCAACGCGCAGAACATCTCGGAAGCTGCCCACAAAGCATCCGACGCGGCACAGCAAGTGTCCGACGCCTCCACCAGCCAGAGCGAATCCGCTTCGGCGATGGCCTCGGCGATCGAAGAGATGACCGTCTCGATCAACCACATCACCGACAGCACCCGCGACGCGCAGCACCGTGCACACGACGCCGGCAGCGCAGCCGATTCGGGCGCCACCATCATCGCCCAGACCAACAGCGAGATGGATCACATTGCGGGCACGGTGCAAACCGCGGGCGAGACGATCAACGACCTGGGCCGCCAGTCCGACAAGATCTCCGGGATCATGCAGGTGATCAAGGAAGTCGCCGACCAGACCAACCTGCTCGCACTCAACGCCGCGATCGAAGCCGCTCGCGCGGGCGAACAGGGCCGCGGGTTCGCGGTGGTGGCGGACGAAGTGCGCAAGCTCGCGGAGCGTACCCGCAAGGCAACCGAAGAAATCAGCCAGATGGTCGTCACGATGCAGGGCTCTGCCCGCAACGCGGTCACCGGCATGGATTCGGTCGTCAGCCGTGTTTTCGAGGGCAAGGAGTTGTCCGATCAAGCGGCCGCCCGCATGAACGAGATCCAGGGGTCGGCCAGCCAGGTAACGGAGGCGATCAACGAGATCTCTGCCGCCCTGAATGAGCAGAGCGCCGCCGCGCAGGACATCGCGCGCCAGGTGGAGCACGTTGCCCGCATGAGCGAGGACAACAGCTACGCCGCCCAGGAAACGGCCCGCATCTCGCAAGAGCTGGACAACTTTGCCTCGGCGCTGCGCGACGCCGCTTCGCGATTCAAGGTTTGAGCAAGCAGGAAGCCAACCCGCCCACACGATAGGAGCAGCGCCATGCGCAACCTAAGCATCCGCACCCGGCTTGGCATTCTGGTGATGGTCGCGGTGCTTGCGGTGGTGGTTGCTGCGGTGGGCGGATGGGTTGGCTTGCGCGCCATCGGCAGCACGCTGTCCGACGTCACGCAGCAACAGATGCCGGGTCTGGTGGGTCTGCAGCAGGTTCGCGCAGGCCAGGCCCAGGTCATCGAGGCCACCCTTGAGGTCGCGCTTAAAGAGCAGGACATGTATGCGCAGGAGTTCTTCAAGAACCTCATGGCCAGCAAGGACCGCGCCTGGAAGGAAATCGACGCGGGCTGGAAGGCCTATGCCGCTGCCCCGCGTGGACCAGAAGAAGAAAAAGCCTGGGCCGCGCTGAAGCAGCCGTTTGAGGCCTGGCGCGAGCAGGACGCCGCGCTCAACGAAGTCATCGCAAGCCTTAGCACCAACGACCAGCCGGTCAAGCAACGCGAGTTGTTCGAGACCTACTACAAGCTGATCGATACCCAACGGGCCGCTGCGGCCGTGGTGCGCGAGCATCTGGGCAAACTGCAGACCCTGAGCCTCAACCGGATGGGTGAAACGCGCAACGGCGCAGCCGCGACGATTTCACGCTTCTCCGCCTTCGGCGCGCTGATCGCCCTGGGCTCGATCGCCGTTCTGACGGCACTGGCCTTCGTGATCGTGCGGGCGGTGGTCGGCTCGCTCGACGCAATCCGCAGCACCATCGTCGCGGTGGCGGGCAGCGGTGACTTCACACTGCGCGCACAGGTCCGTGCCACCGATGAGACGGGCCAGACCGCCGCCGCATTCAACCAACTGGTCGAGCAGATGCAAGGCTCGTTGCGCGAGGTGCTGGTAAACGCCGAGCGGATTGCTGACGCTTCCGGTCGCGCGTCAGGCGCTGCACAGCAGGTCTCCGAAGCCTCGTCGCGCCAGAGCGAATCCGCGTCCGCCATGGCATCGGCGATCGAAGAGATGACGGTCTCGATCAACCACATCACCGACTCGACACACGATGCGCAGCACCGCGCGCACGAGGCGGGCAGCGCCGCCGACTCAGGCGCCACCATCATCGCCCAGACCAACAGCGAGATGGATCAGATCGCCGGCACGGTGCAAACCGCCGGCGAAACGATCAACGACCTGGGTCGCCAGTCCGACAAGATCTCCGGAATCATGCAGGTGATCAAGGAAGTTGCCGACCAGACCAACCTGCTCGCGCTCAACGCTGCGATCGAAGCGGCGCGGGCAGGCGAACAGGGGCGTGGCTTTGCGGTCGTGGCGGACGAAGTGCGCAAACTGGCGGAACGTACCCGCAAGGCGACCGAAGAGATCAGCCAGATGGTCCTGACGATGCAAAGCTCGGCACACGATGCGGTGGCCGGCATGGATTCGGTCGTGACCCGGGTCTTCGACGGCAAGCGCCTGTCGGATCAGGCGGCGGACAGGATGAATGCGATCCAGGGTTCCGCCACGCACGTCAGCGCTGCGATCAACGAGATCTCGGCCGCACTGACCGAACAGAGCGCCGCCGCGCAGGATATTGCCCGCAAGGTCGAAAGCGTTGCCCAGATGAGCGAGGACAACAGCCAAGCCGCGCAAGAGACATCGCGCGTGGCGGAGGAACTCAACCGCTTCGCTGGCGCCCTGCGCGAAGCGGCCAACCGGTTCCGCGTCTAGGCGCGGGACACGCTCAGGGCTGCGCCCGCATCAAGTCGGCCACATCGCGTCCGTCGACGCGAACACGCGCGCGAAGCGCGCCATTTTCGTCCGCCGCAACCGGGTCGATGCTGACCGTGCCACCGTCGAGCAGCCGCTGCAAACGCTGGGCGGAGTGTTCATGCGTCAAACCAGCGCTGGCCTCGGGCCCCAAACCCTCGACCACGATCTTGCGACCGTTGTGGAAGAAGGTCGAACCATCCACCGCGTAAGCGCGAATCGGTGCGGAGCGCGCCTTCAGAGGCGAACCCTCAAGCGGCGTACCGGAACTCTCCAGCGAACGCGCATTGATCGGGCTCTTGGTCACCAGCGTCTCGGCCGGCTCACCGCACGGCTTTTTGACCTTGACCGACTTGCCTTTGCGCTTGACCGTCTCGTAGCAGACTTTGGCTTTCGAACCGGTGGCTTTGCTCGATTTCGACTTGCTCGCGGTTGTTTTCCCGGCAGTCGATTTGGACGCCGTCGATTTCTTGCTTGAGGACTTCGCCGATGCACTGGTCGTCGGCTTCTTGGCGTGCGATTTGCTGGTGGTCGCGCTGGCTGCGTTCGGCATGCCGGCTGTGCACAGGATCACCAAGCCCAGCAGGCTTGCGGCAATCCGGAAACGGGGGGTACGGTTGGAGCTCACGCGTGACCTTGCCGGGCGCCGGGCCCGTTCTGGGTTGAGTCGAGTCCAGCATTCTACCGCAGCCCCGTTTTGCCCCTCGCCGCGCGATACATCCCGACACGCTTGAAGCCGACCCCGCTTTCGGCCATAGTCCGCGCCTTCCGTTTTTCTGCAGCACATCCCCATGCTTCCGCCTATTGAATCCCGCCTCGCCACCGAGCTCGGCGCCCATCCGCGCCAAGTCGTCGCGGCCGTAGAACTGCTCGACGCCGGCGCCACCGTGCCCTTTATCGCCCGCTACCGTAAGGAAGTCACTGGCGGGCTCGATGACACACAGCTGCGCACGCTGGAAGAGCGCCTGGGCTACTTGCGCGAACTGGAAGACCGCCGCGCCGCGGTCATCGCCAGTATCGACGAACAAGGCAAGCTGACGCCTGCGCTGCGCGACGAGATCGAACATGCGGAAACCAAACAGCGCCTGGAAGACCTGTACCTGCCATACAAGCAGAAACGCCGCACCAAGGCGCAGATTGCGCGCGAAGCCGGCATCGAACCCCTGGCCGACGCTCTGCTCGCCGACCCGACGCTGGTGCCGGAAACCGAGGCTGCGCGCTTCTTCAACGCCGAGGCCGGCTTCGCAGACACCAAGGCAGTGCTGGACGGCGCACGCCAGATCCTGATGGAGCGCTTCTCGGAAGACGCTGGCCTGGTCGGCAATCTGCGCGAGTATGTCGAGGCGCATGGCGTCGTCGTCTCCAACGTCGTCGAAGGCAAGGAGAGCGACGGCGCGAAGTTCCGCGACTACTTCGACTACCGCGAGCCGCTCAAGGACATCCCCTCGCACCGCGCGCTGGCCCTCTTCCGCGGCCGCAACGAGGACATCCTGCGCGTGAAGCTGGTGCTCGATACCGACCCCGAGGACGGCACCCGCCTCGCCGAGCCCAACCCCTGCGAGCGGCGCATCATGAGCGCGGCCGGCATCCGCAACGAAGGCCGCGCGGCCGACCGCTGGCTGGTGGAAACCGCGCGCTGGGCCTGGAGCGTGAAGCTCTCGCTGCATATCGAGCTGGATCTGATGGGCGTGCTGCGCGAAAAGGCCGAGGAAGAAGCGATCCGCGTCTTCGCAAAGAACCTGAAGGACCTGCTTCTCGCAGCACCGGCCGGCCCGCGCGCCACGATGGGCCTGGATCCGGGACTGCGCACCGGCGTGAAGGTCGCGGTAGTCGACGCCACCGGCAAGCTGCTCGACACCGCCACGATCTACCCGCACGAGCCGCGCCGCGATTGGGATGGCGCGCTGCATACGCTGGCCTTGCTGGCGAAGAAGCACAACGTGCAACTCATCGCGATCGGCAACGGCACTGCCAGCCGCGAGACCGACAAGCTCGCAGGCGATCTGGTCAAGCAACTGCCGGAACTGCACATGACGAAGATCGTCGTGTCTGAGGCCGGCGCATCGGTGTACTCGGCCTCTGAGCTGGCGGCCAAGGAATTCCCGCAGCTCGACGTGAGCTTGCGCGGCGCCGTGTCGATCGCACGCCGCCTGCAGGATCCGCTCGCCGAACTGGTCAAGATCGATCCGAAATCGATCGGCGTCGGCCAGTACCAGCACGACGTCAACCAATCGCGCCTCGCCAAGTCGCTCGACGCGGTAGTGGAGGACTGCGTGAACGCGGTCGGCGTTGATGTGAACACCGCGTCCGCCGCACTGCTGACACGCATCTCCGGCCTCAACACCACGTTGGCGCAGAACATCGTCGCCCACCGAGACGCGCATGGCGCTTTCCGCAACCGCGCGTCGCTCAAGGCCGTGCCGCGACTCGGTGAAAAAACCTTCGAACAATGCGCCGGCTTCCTGCGCGTGATGAACGGCGACAACCCGCTCGATGCCTCGGCGGTACACCCGGAAGCCTATCCGGTGGTCGAGCGCATCCTTGCAGACGTGCAACGCAACGTGCGCGAGATCATGGGCGACGCGAGCTTCATCCGCTCGCTTCAGCCGGCGCGCTACACCGACGAGCGTTTCGGCCTGCCCACCGTGCAGGACATCCTGAAGGAACTCGACAAGCCGGGCCGCGACCCACGCCCGGAGTTCAAGACCGCCAGCTTCCGCGACGGCGTCGAAGATCTGAAGGATCTCGTTCCCGGCATGATGCTTGAAGGCGTCGTGACCAACGTCACCAACTTCGGCGCATTCGTGGACATCGGCGTGCATCAGGACGGTCTGGTGCACGTCTCCGCGCTGTCGAACAAGTTCGTCAAGGACCCCGCGGAAGTCGTGAAGGCTGGGGACATCGTCAAGGTGAAGGTGCTGGAGGTCGATGTTGCACGCAAGCGCATCGCGCTGACCATGCGGCTTGCAGACGAAGTCCATGCCGGCCGTAAGCCCGACAGTGGTGATCGCCGTAACACCGCGCCGGCACGCGCACCACGGCGCGACGACAAACCCGCGCCCGCCAACGCCTTCGCAAGCGCCTTTGCCAAGGCGCTGAAGCGCTGATCGGCACTGCGCACGCCAAGCCCCGCCGGGCGGTTCCCGCCGCCCGGCCTGCGTCACCTAAAATGAACGGGCCGACACGCCCGGAGCCACCCCATGCTGAGTTATCGCCATGCCTTCCACGCCGGCAACCACGCCGACGTGCTCAAGCATTTCGTCGAAGTCGAATTGCTGCGCTACCTGAACCAGAAAGAGAAAGCCTGGTGGTACATCGACACCCACGCCGGCGCGGGCGCTTACGAGCTGGATCGTGGCTATGCGGCGCAGAACGCCGAGTTCGAGAGTGGCATCGCGCGCATCGTCGACGCACCCGATCTGCCGCCAGCCCTCGGCGCCTACATTGATCTGGTGCGCCGCTTCAATGGCCCGGGTGCGCTCAAGCACTACCCAGGCTCCCCATGGTTCGCCGCCGAACTGATGCGCGAGCAGGATCGCATGCGGCTCTTCGAACTGCATCCCGCCGACGCGGACCTGCTGGCCGAGAATTTCGAGCCCCTCGCCAAGCAGTTGATCGTCGATCGCGCCGACGGCTTCAAAGGGCTGAAGGCCTTCCTGCCGCCGCCGCCGCGCCGTGCCCTGGTCCTGATCGATCCGCCCTACGAGGTCAAGAGCGACTACCGCACCGTCGTCAGCACGCTGCAGGACGCCCTGCAACGCTTCGCCACCGGCACCTATGCGGTCTGGTATCCCCTGCTGCAACGGCCCGAATGCCACGAATTGCCACGGCAGCTCAAGGAACTGCCCGCCAAGTCCTGGCTGCATGTCACGCTGTCGGTGCATAAACCCGCGCTGAGCGGGCTGGGCATGCATGGCAGCGGCCTCGTCGTGCTGAATCCGCCGTGGACCTTGGCCGACACGCTGAAGCAAACGATGCCCTGGCTCGTCGGCAAACTGGCCCAGGACACCCACGCCCGCTATCAACTCGAAACCGGCGGCGCTGAATAGTCCGTACGAGATTCAGAACGACGACGTTCGCAGCGGGCGCCGAGCAGTGTGCGGCCGAGAAAAGCAAAACGCCCGGCAAGCCGGGCGTTTCTCATTTGCGAGTCCGCAACAACTTACTCGGTCGGGCGGATGTTCGCTGCCTGCTTGCCCTTCGGGCCTTCGACGATGTCGAAAGTCACGCGTTGGTTTTCAGCCAGGGTGCGGAAACCCTTCGACTGAATTGCGGAGAAGTGGGCAAAGAGGTCGTCGCCACCACCATCGGGGGTGATGAAGCCGAAACCTTTGGAGTCATTGAACCACTTGACGATACCAGTTGCCATGTCGATGCGTCCTCGAATCGAAAAATAACTATTTTGTGGGGCTGGCGGCCCCGTTGGCACGGAATTCAGGGAGGCAAAGCCGACGAACATTCACCGTTTTGGGGACGGCTGGGTCACGCGCAATTCAAGAACCTGGAAATCCTGCTCGAATCATTATGGATGCACTACGGCCGAAACGGCAACTGTTTACGCCCGATCAGCGATAATTGCGTGATTTTCTTCCCGACCCCGCGCACTCACGTGATCACGATCTACGGCATCAAGAACTGCAACAGCATGAAGAAGGCGTTCGACTGGCTGGCCGCCAACCACGTCGATTACGCCTTTCACGACTACAAGAAATCCGGCATCGATGCGGCGACGCTGCAGGCGTGGGCCAATCAGGTCGGTTGGCAGAAGCTACTGAACACGCAGGGCCTGACCTGGCGCGGCCTCGACCCCTCCGACAAGAAGGACGTCGACGAAGCAAAGGCAATTGACTTGATGGTTGCAAAGCCAAGCCTGATCAAGCGCCCAGTTATCAGTGGCGGGCGAACCCTGCTGGTGGGCCTTGATGAAACCGCGTTCGCACAAGCCCTGAAGGATTGAAGATGGACCTTATCCAGCGCTTTCTATTCGAGGATCTCGACGTTCGCGGAGCCCTCGTTCAATTAGGGCCGGTGTGGCGCCAAATCCAGCGCAACCGTGACTACCCGCCTGCAGTTCGTTCATTGCTCGGCGAAATGGCCGCGGTCACGGCGATCATTGCCGGCAATCTCAAGACCCCTGGCCGGATCACCTTCCAGCTATCCGGCCACGGCGCGGTATCACTGCTGGTGATCGATTGCTCCGAAACACTCAACCTGCGCGGGTTCGCAAAGTCCGAAGGGCCTATCGTCGGCAATTCGATTAGCGAACTGCTGGGCGACGGCCGGCTTTTGCTTTCGCTTGATGTTGAAGGTATGCAACAGCCCTACCAAAGCTATGTGCCGCTCGAAGGCGAAACCATCGCGGCGGTATTCGAACACTATCTGCAGCAGTCGGAGCAGGCGCCCGCCGCCCTATTCCTCGCTGCCGACGGCGATAACGCGGCAGGCTTGTTCCTGCAGAAGCTTCCCGCGGCGGACGAGAAGGATGCCGATGGCTGGCGCCGCGTTCACGGCCTCGCCCAAACCGTCACGCCAGGCGAGTTGCTGTCGCTCGATGCGTCGGTATTGCTTCAGCGCCTCTTCCACGAAGAAACGCTGCGGGTGTTCGAACCCAAACCCGTTAGGCATGACTATCCGCCCGACCGGGAAAAAATTAGCGCGACGCTGCGCGCCCTCGGGCGGGAAGAGATCGAGAGCCTGCTCGCGGATCACGGCGAAGTGGTGGTCTCCGACGACCTGTCGAACCACGAATACCGCTTCAGCGCAGACGAGGCGCGGGCGCTCTTCGACACCCCGCCGCCGAACCTGCACTGACAGATTCAACAGACAGCAGCATTTCCGCCGGCGCAGGCCGGGGGCGATGGTAAACTTTGCGCAAAATTACCGGTACATGACAGGCATGCAGGCCAATCGCAGCAACGGCAAAACGATTGAATTCAAGGGCGGAACACTCCAGGCCATGACGGCCGTGGTGCGGGATCCCAACGTGATGAAGCTTGCCGATGCCATGCACGCGATGCTGGGCGGCATGGGCGAATTCTTCGCCGGCGAGCCGACCGTCATCGATGTTTCCGGCACATCCTTGCCCGAGCGCATGGACTGGGCCGGCGTGGCAAGTCTGCTGCGGCGTTACGGCCTTCAGCCGGTGGCGGTTCGCGGCGCGCCGGAGCAGCATGCAGATGGCGCCCGCAAGGCCGGGTTGGCAGTGCTGCCACCCGATGCCGGCAAACCCTCATCCGCCGCCAGCCGGGTCAGCGCGCTCGATGCAGCCCCACCCGAAGCACCTGCCCCCGCCGCACCGCCAAAGGCCGAATCGCCCACGGTGTCGGCCGGACGCACAATGGTGATTGACCGTCCGTTGCGCTCTGGCCAGCAGATCTATGCGCGCGGCGCTGATCTTGTGGTGATTGGTGGCGTGAGCAACGGTGCGGAGGTCATTGCCGACGGCAACATCCACTGTTACGGCCCACTACGGGGGCGTGCGATAGCTGGCGCGCAGGGCGACCATCAAGCGCGCATCTTCACG encodes:
- the minC gene encoding septum site-determining protein MinC codes for the protein MTGMQANRSNGKTIEFKGGTLQAMTAVVRDPNVMKLADAMHAMLGGMGEFFAGEPTVIDVSGTSLPERMDWAGVASLLRRYGLQPVAVRGAPEQHADGARKAGLAVLPPDAGKPSSAASRVSALDAAPPEAPAPAAPPKAESPTVSAGRTMVIDRPLRSGQQIYARGADLVVIGGVSNGAEVIADGNIHCYGPLRGRAIAGAQGDHQARIFTTSLGAELVSIAGVFRTFERGLPEEVAGRAALITLTGEGDKAQLRLDPLQLS